A DNA window from Acinetobacter sp. 10FS3-1 contains the following coding sequences:
- the gltA gene encoding citrate synthase, translating into MSEATGKKAVLQLDGKEIELPIYSGTLGPDVIDVKDVLAAGHFTFDPGFMATASCESKITFIDGNKGVLLHRGYPIDQLATKADYLETCYLLLNGELPTAEQKEEFDAKVRNHTMVHDQVSRFFNGFRRDAHPMAIMVGVVGALSAFYHNNLDIEDVNHREITAIRLIAKVPTLAAWSYKYTVGQPFVYPRNDLNYAENFLYMMFATPADRDYKVNPILAKAMDRIFTLHADHEQNASTSTVRLAGSTGANPYACIAAGISALWGPAHGGANEAVLKMLDEIGTVENVASFMEKVKTKEVKLMGFGHRVYKNFDPRAKVMKETCDEVLGALGINDPQLALAMELERIALSDEYFIKRNLYPNVDFYSGIILKAIGIPTEMFTVIFALARTVGWISHWLEMHSGPYKIGRPRQLYTGEVQRDINR; encoded by the coding sequence ATGTCTGAAGCAACTGGCAAGAAAGCCGTTTTACAGCTTGATGGCAAAGAAATTGAATTACCAATTTACAGCGGCACATTGGGCCCAGATGTAATCGACGTTAAAGATGTGTTGGCTGCAGGTCACTTTACTTTTGATCCTGGTTTCATGGCGACCGCTTCTTGCGAATCTAAGATTACATTTATTGATGGTAACAAAGGTGTACTTTTACACCGTGGCTATCCAATCGACCAGTTAGCAACTAAAGCTGATTACCTTGAAACGTGCTACCTGCTTTTAAATGGTGAGCTTCCAACAGCTGAGCAAAAAGAAGAGTTTGACGCTAAAGTTCGTAACCATACTATGGTTCACGACCAAGTTAGCCGTTTCTTTAACGGTTTCCGTCGCGATGCTCACCCAATGGCGATCATGGTAGGTGTGGTAGGTGCGCTTTCTGCGTTCTATCACAACAACCTGGACATCGAAGATGTTAACCATCGTGAAATTACAGCGATCCGCTTAATTGCCAAAGTTCCTACTTTAGCAGCCTGGAGCTACAAATACACCGTTGGTCAACCATTCGTTTATCCACGTAATGACTTGAACTACGCTGAAAACTTCCTGTACATGATGTTTGCTACACCAGCAGACCGTGACTACAAGGTTAATCCGATTCTTGCAAAAGCAATGGATCGTATCTTCACGCTTCATGCTGACCATGAACAAAATGCTTCTACGTCTACTGTACGTTTAGCGGGCTCTACTGGCGCTAATCCATATGCATGTATCGCTGCTGGTATCTCTGCACTTTGGGGTCCTGCTCACGGTGGTGCAAACGAAGCCGTTCTTAAGATGCTTGACGAAATCGGCACGGTAGAGAACGTTGCTAGCTTCATGGAAAAAGTGAAGACTAAAGAAGTTAAACTCATGGGCTTCGGTCACCGTGTGTACAAAAACTTCGACCCTCGTGCCAAAGTTATGAAAGAAACTTGTGACGAAGTTCTTGGTGCGCTTGGTATCAACGATCCACAGCTAGCTCTTGCAATGGAACTTGAACGTATTGCGTTGTCTGACGAATACTTCATCAAGCGTAACTTATACCCTAACGTAGACTTCTACTCAGGTATCATCCTTAAAGCGATCGGTATCCCGACTGAAATGTTTACTGTAATCTTCGCGCTTGCACGTACTGTAGGCTGGATCAGCCACTGGTTAGAAATGCACAGCGGACCTTACAAAATCGGTCGTCCTCGTCAGCTTTACACTGGCGAAGTTCAACGCGACATTAACCGTTAA
- the sdhC gene encoding succinate dehydrogenase, cytochrome b556 subunit: MPAVKSNRPVNLSMGQVLEVNLKSPVAIASILHRLSGVIVFLLVPVLLWILDKSLSSPEGFAQVQEIFNGFIVRFIVWVFVAGLIFHFIAGVKHLLADVGVAEELQSGRTAATIALILSAIGIVASFVWIVL; the protein is encoded by the coding sequence ATGCCCGCTGTGAAAAGCAACAGACCTGTCAATTTGTCCATGGGTCAAGTTTTAGAAGTAAACTTAAAATCACCCGTGGCTATTGCATCAATTCTACACCGTCTTTCAGGTGTCATCGTATTTTTACTCGTACCGGTCCTTTTGTGGATTTTAGACAAATCATTGTCTTCACCAGAGGGTTTTGCACAAGTACAGGAAATCTTTAACGGTTTTATTGTGCGCTTCATCGTATGGGTATTTGTAGCCGGTTTAATTTTCCACTTTATCGCTGGTGTTAAGCATTTACTTGCTGACGTTGGTGTTGCAGAAGAACTGCAAAGTGGTCGCACAGCAGCTACTATCGCATTAATCTTGTCTGCAATCGGTATCGTTGCGTCATTTGTATGGATCGTACTCTAA
- the sdhD gene encoding succinate dehydrogenase, hydrophobic membrane anchor protein — MKSATGLTGSGSRDWFIQRISAVVLAVYTVVILGWILCNSGFTFEQWYGFMMTTPMKVLSLLSVLSLVAHAWIGMWQVFTDYVTTRQMGPSASGLRLVLTSAMIIAVFAYAIWAIQIFWAN; from the coding sequence ATGAAAAGTGCTACTGGTTTAACGGGTTCAGGTTCACGCGACTGGTTTATCCAGCGTATAAGTGCCGTTGTTCTTGCTGTTTATACTGTTGTTATTCTAGGTTGGATCCTGTGCAACAGCGGTTTTACTTTTGAACAGTGGTACGGCTTTATGATGACAACTCCAATGAAGGTTTTATCTTTATTGTCTGTCTTATCTCTTGTTGCGCATGCGTGGATTGGTATGTGGCAAGTATTTACTGACTATGTAACTACTCGTCAGATGGGTCCATCAGCTTCAGGTTTACGCCTTGTACTGACTTCAGCAATGATTATTGCTGTATTTGCATATGCGATCTGGGCGATCCAGATTTTTTGGGCGAATTGA
- the sdhA gene encoding succinate dehydrogenase flavoprotein subunit: MGAITPKDDYTNIPHETFDAVIVGGGGSGMRASYQLAQAGLKVAVLTKVFPTRSHTVAAQGGIGASLGNMQEDNWHYHFYDTVKGSDWLGDQDAIEFMTREAPQVVYELEHLGMPFDRNADGTIYQRPFGGHSANYGEKAVPRACAAADRTGHALLHTLYQSNVKMGTQFFVEWIALDLIRNEEGDVLGVTAIDQETGKIAVFQAKATLFATGGAGRVYRASTNAYINTGDGLGMAARAGIPLQDMEFWQFHPTGVAGAGVLLTEGCRGEGAILRNKDGEPFMERYAPTLKDLAPRDFVSRSMDQEIKEGRGCGPKGDYILLDMTHLGADTIMKRLPSVFEIGKKFANVDITKEPIPVVPTIHYQMGGIPTNIHGQVVIPESRETQELQANYNKDTDVYSTNAGERNFVKPVKGFYAIGECSCVSVHGANRLGTNSLLDLVVFGKAAGEHIIDYVTKHHGDEYQPLPPNVLEETVARIRKLDESTSGENAQEVADAIRDIVQDHAGVFRTTALLEEGVKQILAIEPRVRNIHLKDKSKVFNTARIEALEVENLYEVAKATLISAAARKECRGAHTVVDFEESPDHPEYPYGRRDDEWMKHTLWFSADNRLEYKPVRYKPLSVEAIPPKPRTF, encoded by the coding sequence ATGGGCGCTATAACCCCTAAAGACGATTACACAAATATTCCACATGAAACTTTCGATGCAGTTATCGTTGGTGGTGGTGGTTCTGGTATGCGTGCTTCTTACCAGCTTGCTCAAGCGGGTCTGAAAGTAGCAGTACTGACTAAAGTATTCCCGACGCGTTCACATACTGTGGCAGCACAGGGTGGTATTGGTGCATCTCTTGGTAATATGCAAGAAGATAACTGGCACTATCACTTCTATGACACGGTGAAGGGTTCTGACTGGTTAGGTGACCAAGACGCGATCGAGTTCATGACGCGTGAAGCACCTCAAGTGGTATACGAATTAGAACATTTAGGTATGCCATTTGACCGTAACGCGGACGGTACAATTTACCAACGTCCATTCGGTGGTCACTCTGCCAACTACGGTGAAAAAGCAGTTCCACGTGCATGTGCTGCAGCTGACCGTACGGGTCACGCGCTTCTTCACACGCTTTATCAAAGCAACGTGAAAATGGGCACTCAATTCTTTGTAGAGTGGATTGCGCTTGACCTGATCCGTAATGAAGAAGGTGATGTACTGGGTGTAACAGCAATTGACCAAGAAACTGGTAAAATTGCAGTATTCCAAGCCAAAGCAACCTTGTTTGCAACTGGCGGTGCGGGTCGTGTTTACCGTGCATCTACTAACGCGTATATCAACACTGGTGACGGTCTTGGTATGGCGGCGCGTGCAGGTATTCCATTACAAGATATGGAATTCTGGCAGTTCCACCCAACAGGTGTTGCGGGTGCAGGCGTATTGTTAACTGAGGGTTGTCGTGGTGAAGGTGCAATCCTTCGTAACAAAGACGGCGAACCGTTCATGGAGCGTTATGCTCCAACCTTGAAAGACTTGGCGCCGCGTGACTTCGTATCACGCTCTATGGACCAGGAAATCAAGGAAGGCCGTGGTTGTGGTCCTAAAGGAGACTATATCCTTCTTGATATGACTCACCTGGGCGCTGATACGATCATGAAGCGTCTGCCATCTGTATTCGAGATTGGTAAGAAATTCGCGAACGTTGACATCACTAAAGAGCCAATTCCTGTAGTGCCAACAATCCATTACCAAATGGGTGGTATTCCAACGAATATTCATGGTCAGGTAGTTATTCCTGAAAGTCGTGAGACTCAAGAGCTGCAAGCGAACTACAACAAAGACACAGATGTTTACTCGACCAATGCGGGTGAGCGTAACTTTGTTAAACCGGTAAAAGGTTTCTATGCCATCGGTGAATGTTCATGTGTGTCTGTACACGGTGCCAACCGCCTAGGTACTAACTCACTGCTTGACTTGGTTGTATTTGGTAAAGCTGCGGGCGAACATATCATTGATTATGTGACTAAACATCACGGTGATGAATATCAGCCACTTCCACCAAATGTGCTTGAAGAAACAGTTGCGCGTATTCGTAAACTGGACGAATCAACCAGTGGTGAAAATGCTCAAGAAGTTGCCGATGCAATTCGTGACATCGTTCAAGACCACGCGGGTGTGTTCCGTACCACTGCGCTTCTTGAAGAGGGTGTGAAACAGATTCTTGCGATCGAGCCGCGTGTTCGCAACATTCATTTGAAAGACAAGTCTAAAGTTTTCAACACTGCACGTATTGAAGCGTTAGAAGTGGAAAACTTGTATGAAGTTGCAAAAGCGACATTAATTTCAGCTGCTGCACGTAAAGAATGTCGTGGTGCCCACACCGTAGTGGACTTTGAAGAGTCGCCGGATCACCCAGAGTATCCATATGGCCGTCGTGACGATGAGTGGATGAAACACACTTTGTGGTTCTCTGCGGATAACCGTCTTGAGTATAAGCCAGTACGTTATAAGCCACTTTCGGTAGAGGCTATTCCACCGAAACCACGTACATTCTAA